A genomic segment from Gemmatimonadota bacterium encodes:
- a CDS encoding cytochrome c, with protein sequence MRFVGTALVLLLAACASASTAGLPAPEPMGNLAQVMRGILFTNSNILFDVQSIDPDNPPPVAAGVGATARFSGIYGGWQMIENAAIALGEAANLITIPGRRCENGRPVPLSQPNWAQFTQGLKDAADVMLVAARAKDQEAASDATNDVVEACYVCHEVYRDVEPRCTP encoded by the coding sequence ATGCGATTCGTCGGCACCGCTCTTGTACTGTTGCTCGCCGCGTGCGCGAGCGCGAGCACGGCAGGCCTGCCCGCTCCCGAACCCATGGGCAACCTTGCGCAGGTGATGCGGGGCATCCTGTTCACGAACTCCAACATCCTGTTCGACGTCCAGTCGATCGATCCCGACAATCCGCCGCCAGTGGCCGCGGGGGTAGGTGCCACGGCGCGCTTCTCCGGAATCTACGGGGGATGGCAGATGATCGAGAACGCGGCGATCGCCTTGGGCGAGGCGGCCAACCTCATCACGATCCCCGGACGCCGTTGCGAGAACGGTCGGCCGGTGCCGTTGTCACAGCCCAATTGGGCCCAGTTCACACAGGGGCTGAAGGACGCGGCGGACGTCATGTTGGTCGCGGCGCGGGCCAAAGATCAAGAAGCCGCGAGTGACGCCACCAACGACGTCGTAGAAGCGTGTTATGTCTGCCACGAGGTGTATCGCGATGTGGAACCACGCTGCACGCCTTGA
- a CDS encoding adenine phosphoribosyltransferase: protein MPRPPEPPQGSIKSYIRTVPDYPHDGILFRDVTGLLENARGLRTAVDSMVQRYTGAGIDLVAGIEARGFIFGSAVAYQLGVGFIPIRKAGKLPGEVVGADYQLEYGTDRIEMHAHAISEGDDVLLVDDLIATGGTASAAVELIRGVGGTVVEACFVIDLPDLGGADRLRALGCDCFALCEFEGT, encoded by the coding sequence ATGCCACGCCCGCCCGAACCGCCGCAAGGCTCGATCAAGTCCTACATCCGCACCGTCCCGGATTACCCTCACGATGGGATTCTCTTCCGAGACGTCACCGGGCTCCTGGAGAATGCTCGCGGGTTGCGTACGGCGGTGGACAGCATGGTGCAGCGGTATACCGGTGCAGGCATCGACCTCGTCGCGGGGATCGAGGCTCGGGGGTTCATCTTCGGCAGCGCCGTCGCCTATCAGTTGGGGGTCGGTTTCATCCCCATTCGCAAAGCCGGTAAGCTGCCGGGTGAAGTTGTTGGCGCGGACTACCAGCTCGAATACGGGACCGACCGCATTGAGATGCACGCGCACGCGATCTCGGAGGGAGACGACGTCCTGCTCGTTGACGACCTGATCGCCACGGGAGGCACCGCATCGGCAGCGGTCGAGCTGATCCGAGGAGTGGGTGGCACCGTCGTCGAGGCCTGCTTCGTCATCGATCTGCCCGACCTCGGAGGCGCGGACCGACTCCGTGCCCTCGGCTGTGACTGCTTCGCGCTTTGCGAGTTCGAGGGCACGTGA